TTTTCATGTCATCAATGTGTGACGTGGCAAATGAATTCGTGAcgaaaattatattatttgtgACGTTTATTTTCATCACAAAAAttgggtttgggttgggctttGGGGGCCCGGGAGAATTCTATGACGGTTTcaaaacgtcatggatcaagtaatctatgacgaaaatttaagaaacgtcacgaggtgtgatctgtgacgctcaatacatgacgttatttgagatcgtcatagatgctgttttatgacggtttttcagtgatctgtgacgaaattcaatcgtcatggatcaacagattttttaTAGTGTTAAGAGGTAAGAGGAGAACCATAAAAGAGGCATAAAATCAATCAGATTGCATTAAAGTTTTAATGAGATAATGATAGCATTCATGAATATAGGTATGGTGTCAATTTTGCATTAAGATTGTACGTTTCTGCCACATTTTGCTAAAGATGCCTATTCTTTTGCAAAATATATTCAGTCTAAAATTGAAAGAACATCACATCAGAGGAAAAAATTGCATGACATTCTCTCATCGCTGTGAAATTTAGCAACATTCTTTACGCACCAAATAATTGAAGGTACCTTATAATCGGGCACATCCTTTATTCTTAGGAGCTTCATCCCAAGGGCCTGAATGACAATAAAACATGCACCATGTATGAGCACGGTACTGCAGCTCAAGAGacataaagaaaaaaatatttagcaTTTATAACTTCTGTAATAGCCTACccttacaaaagaaaagaaagtacCTTCTCATAGAACTTGATAGAACGCTCAAGGTCACCAACACGAAGCATGATTTGGCAAAGAGGCTCAGGTGTCTCAGCCCTCTGAATAAGCGCAAACCAGTAACCATCAGGGTCTTGTGCAAAGGCAATAACAGTTGTTCCTTCCTTGACAGGACCAGGTTCACGAGTAATGTTGCCACCCTTGGATTTTATGTTCTCAGCAAACTTGTACACCTGCATTTGCATCCATGATATCACAAAGGCTGTCTGCAGCAGTGACGGCGTGGTTCTGCAAATGGACAATACTTACATCTTCATTAACGATCCCGATATGCCCAAAGCCCTCTCCGATGTCATACTTGTCAACACCATAGTCTGTTGAACAAGAGTGAACTTGTTAGCGCATGGATGTCGAAGAAAATGAAAATGCTTTTCCAGGACAAGAATTGATTAGTTTATATGAAGAGAGAAGCATCATATCCATTAATAAGTTTCTTATTATCAGGTTGACACACATGCAAACATGAATTAGAATGTTGAAATAGTTTTTGTGCcacaaaattttttttggcaGGTTGGTGAACATACTGTATGTCAATTCAAGTGCAAAGTTGGTGTCCTCTGGTCCAAACTCAAGGAAGGTGTTGGTGTACTTCTCATCAGGCACGTCTCTTTTCCTCAGCAGCTTCATCCCAAAGCATTCCGTGTAGTTCCTACCAGAATCAAAAGTATACCTCAGAGGCATGATACTAGTTCCAAGGTTTTCTCTACCGGTATTTTTAAAATCTCGGTGGTCACTGGTAAACGGGAATATCGGATATATCTGGAATTTATCAGCGATACAAAAAAACTTTCGGacaaaatttacaaaaaaagAATATTCTTTTTGTACAAAAAATCATGTACATCAGTTCTATATCATTTTAGATAAAAAAGCAAATGTACACATACTATAAACTACCGATTCAATGATATTTATATGAATAGTCCAGTCCTAAATATTACAAAGTTCACCATAGTGCCAAATATTACATAATATCAAtgcacaatccaaaatacaACAAGCTGTAatagaaccgcctaaattaaaccggcttaagtgcgctaactatcattttaagtattaatcaagccaccgcgcacttaaaacggtgtaatccggcagcctgctgggttaaggatcgaaaacaccggaagtctcacccgaaggcgagcacagatgattacatgcAAACAGAAgtttctcaaatttaaattacaaaatagagcttaacaaaatgagtttatctaaaatatcagagttcaaaaatcagcggaaattaaatagaagtttgCTTCAAAAATCACGATACTACGAAGacgtgaggatgtcacatcgagcccaccaatgTGAACCCTGGTTAGCTCtaaccagcagcagctacctgaaaatagggtaacaacaaaccctgagtatactaatactcagcaagacttacccgacacgggtatacttagcccactatctagacatgaaaagctttttggctctggagtttgttttgctgaaaaactactaatactggatccttactttcaatattttagctcaatttaagtttatcaagtacaaactagatttgcctaaacatctagagcacgcatggttgatcacattatcttttcagagtaccacagccaaacattctcagttcaatctcattccacttctttactacgatgtgacgaagtgaccaaggttctcttaaccgagagagacggcgaatcgatctgatttaaccttgcaagatggacctaacacacacgtcacatataggccccgtcggaccctacgtggcaacccttcacatatgcacaccgaatagccgaactgccctgcgacccgggactgctagccccaccgataccaacgaagggtcagccatgagtttgtatactagctccacttgtaaagacagtatcaagtccgcctaccggtgcacatatggtactgagcttaccggtttcgactacctcctacttccggtatgtggttagtactgttcaaacttggtcagcacagccaacaacggtacggtcctcaatcgatacaggcggaggctcacttTCCATTCATTCCATGCCCAGAACCAACtttcctccgcccggtctccattttccctttcttttctcaatGTTTCATTCTCCAGTaacttttccataagtaacaagacctatatctcgcgagtgacaggaatcactcgacttctaccgaatcctaattaagcattgcagtactaacgacctgtatactagtagagtgactgaggaaaccttgggatcatgcatctaaggttccaatcaactcctagaaacttaaatgcacaataattatataacaaatattgaatactgaaattaagggttatgcaccggggcttgcctgggtttgacacaaactcagttagttagcttgtagtcttgcaccggcttgacatcatcccagtccaagcatgcactccagtcggtccttccgtcttctggattggtccacccgtacaccatcttctggctcggcttcaacattgccctccggttccacgtgtcgcacatttagcgtacctagatgatatgcaacgatgcaaattcaatgcaattaaagaaaagacatgactgggcaatcatttatcgagtaagcACCACATACACACTCAAAAGGCAACTGGGTTGGTGCTACAACACGAGAGTTCAATCaagtattttagcctgaagtgtttcctataaAAAGTGTGACTAACTTGATTAGGAAGACTAAGCATAAACCtagagcaaaaaaaaagtaagCTCTGGACTTTATTTACTAACCAGCAAACACAAGCAAAGTACATAAAGACAAGCAACAAACTGGATCTAGCATGGTTAGCATGATTACCCAGGAAACAAGAATTATCAACTGAATTTAACATGTAGGAAATCACCGTTAGCAACACACAAGACAACAACTATATTTAGGAACCAAACAAGGGCAACAACTTGACATGCAGCAAGGACCTGATAGCACAAATTAATTAGCATGATAAGATACTGATAAAGAGTGTAAAAAcaatttaccaacatttattgctaACATAAAGCATAAACAagacaaactgaacaaaaatagatttacataCATGTGCATAGTTTttggacatgaaatttttacagtgaactaagCATGCCAAGAGTacactactgcataaatttcataatttttcgactaccaaaactgcagatattaaataaacaaactaaaacaagtattattcatgattaaatcaaaacaTCACAGAAACATTAAACAACTAGCATGTTAAAAAAATTTCCTAAGTTATACATGTCGAAACAAAGCTAACCCAACAAGTTTtacattttttccatttttctactatttactatgcattttcaaagctttcaaccacttaaactaacatttaaactagagcaaaaactatttagaaactgaagatcaacctgtaaggaaagttgtagatcttagaacaaggaatcgaaaaaattttagtttgcatttttctgatttttctacgatttactatgatttttcaaaatttcagcCAATTATTGCAAAACAACCTTTCGCAGCACTATTCATTTGAGTCTATAGCTATGCAGATAACCCCTGAACTTGCTTCAATTCttgcccgaggtccctgggcgaAATAAAACAGAGGAGGCGCAcagggagggcggcgccggccgtttccggcga
The Panicum virgatum strain AP13 chromosome 6N, P.virgatum_v5, whole genome shotgun sequence genome window above contains:
- the LOC120677902 gene encoding lactoylglutathione lyase-like — protein: MATGSEAAKPAEAVLEWNKQDNKRMLHAVYRVGDLDCTIKNYTECFGMKLLRKRDVPDEKYTNTFLEFGPEDTNFALELTYNYGVDKYDIGEGFGHIGIVNEDVYKFAENIKSKGGNITREPGPVKEGTTVIAFAQDPDGYWFALIQRAETPEPLCQIMLRVGDLERSIKFYEKALGMKLLRIKDVPDYKVPSIIWCVKNVAKFHSDERMSCNFFL